From Gimesia panareensis, the proteins below share one genomic window:
- a CDS encoding DUF1501 domain-containing protein: MFSILNQPQRAAGRMSRRDVLTTGGAGLLGLSLPKMLQAEQQQIVNPFQGGRAKSVIFLFLFGGPSQLETFDMKPEAPSEIRGPFQPIACRTPGLLISEHLPRLANVSDKFSVVRSMTHTFNDHSGGGHYVQTGKRWHLPIGGGFDATPKDWPSMGSVVEYLTQHSPGGLDRDLPNYTVLPNRLGRLQAGGRYLRPGEYAGWLGRAYNPLSTTVDSRDSTDNPYWRNCTDEELSYEIEGLAPEVPLSTIQRRIDLLKHFDLMKRNFDKEDAQIFDRFRQRALALLTSDNTRNALDIKQEPDQLRDQYGRHLFGQSCLMARRLVEAGVRFVTVHYDCVDGYSWDSHRNSDDVQHNLLPTFDQGCAALLADLEQRGLLDETLVVALGEMGRTPKPNKSWGRGHWSQLFPALLAGAGIQGGTTYGSSDRQATKPIEHPTTPEDLAATIYWALGIDPGLMLPDSLDRPIPINDGGEPLKQLFS; this comes from the coding sequence ATGTTCTCGATTCTGAATCAGCCCCAGCGCGCCGCGGGAAGAATGTCCCGCCGCGATGTTCTGACCACCGGTGGAGCAGGGCTCCTCGGCCTCTCACTCCCGAAAATGCTGCAGGCGGAACAGCAGCAGATTGTGAACCCCTTTCAGGGCGGACGGGCGAAATCAGTCATCTTCCTCTTCCTCTTCGGCGGCCCGAGCCAGCTCGAAACGTTCGACATGAAGCCGGAAGCCCCCAGCGAAATTCGCGGTCCCTTCCAGCCCATTGCCTGCCGTACCCCGGGTCTGCTCATCAGCGAACATCTGCCGCGACTGGCGAATGTCTCCGATAAATTTTCCGTCGTTCGCAGTATGACGCACACGTTCAACGACCACAGTGGCGGCGGTCACTATGTCCAGACAGGCAAGCGCTGGCACCTTCCCATCGGCGGCGGATTCGATGCGACTCCCAAAGACTGGCCTTCGATGGGTTCGGTCGTCGAATACCTGACTCAGCATTCCCCTGGCGGACTCGATCGCGATCTGCCCAACTACACCGTACTCCCCAATCGACTCGGACGCCTGCAGGCCGGCGGTCGCTATCTGCGTCCCGGTGAATACGCGGGCTGGCTCGGACGGGCTTACAATCCGCTTTCCACCACCGTCGACAGCCGCGACTCGACCGACAATCCCTACTGGCGCAATTGCACCGACGAGGAACTCAGCTACGAAATCGAAGGGCTCGCTCCCGAAGTCCCCCTCTCGACCATCCAGCGGCGCATCGATCTGCTCAAACACTTCGACCTCATGAAACGCAACTTCGACAAAGAAGATGCCCAGATTTTTGACCGCTTCCGGCAACGGGCGCTCGCCCTTTTGACTTCCGACAACACCCGCAATGCCCTCGACATCAAGCAGGAGCCCGACCAGCTCCGTGACCAGTACGGTCGGCACCTGTTCGGCCAGTCCTGCCTGATGGCCCGCCGCCTCGTCGAAGCGGGTGTGCGGTTCGTCACCGTGCATTACGACTGTGTCGACGGCTACAGTTGGGATTCGCACCGTAACAGTGACGACGTCCAGCACAACCTGCTCCCGACCTTCGATCAGGGCTGTGCCGCACTGCTGGCTGATCTGGAACAGCGGGGCCTGCTCGACGAAACACTCGTCGTCGCTCTGGGTGAGATGGGGCGTACCCCCAAACCCAATAAAAGCTGGGGCCGCGGACACTGGAGCCAGCTCTTCCCGGCACTGCTCGCCGGTGCCGGCATCCAGGGAGGCACCACCTACGGCAGTTCCGACCGCCAGGCCACTAAACCGATTGAGCATCCCACCACCCCCGAAGACCTCGCCGCCACCATCTACTGGGCACTGGGCATCGATCCGGGACTGATGCTCCCCGACTCCCTCGACCGCCCGATCCCCATCAACGACGGCGGCGAACCCCTCAAACAGCTTTTCAGTTAA
- a CDS encoding sugar ABC transporter substrate-binding protein, whose protein sequence is MNQFWKGTSFVLVFIVCGLLLSCAEPADKAAKSTGEKSENNQKPKIALIMKSLANDFFSTMAKGAETHQQEHGDEYELVVNGIKDERDLSRQVALVEEMVASGVDAIVIAPADSKALVPALRRAREAGVVVINIDNKLDQEILAAEKIEIPFVGPDNKAGAKKVGDYLAKQLNAGDEVIVLEGIRTSFNGTQRRLGFEEAMRAAEIKIADSQSAQWEMSMANTLALSMLSEHPKVKAILAANDSMALGALAAVKNNGKAGDVLIVGFDNIAAVQQAIKDGQILATADQHGDQLAVYGIEYALNLLKDPQAKLEDRETPVDLVTAEVLK, encoded by the coding sequence ATGAATCAGTTTTGGAAAGGGACCAGTTTTGTGCTGGTCTTTATAGTCTGTGGTCTGCTGCTGAGTTGTGCAGAGCCGGCAGACAAAGCAGCGAAATCGACGGGGGAGAAATCAGAGAATAATCAGAAGCCGAAGATCGCGTTGATCATGAAATCGCTGGCGAACGATTTCTTCTCGACGATGGCGAAAGGGGCCGAGACGCATCAGCAGGAGCATGGCGACGAATACGAACTGGTCGTCAACGGGATCAAGGATGAACGCGATTTGAGCCGCCAGGTGGCGCTGGTCGAAGAGATGGTTGCCAGCGGCGTGGATGCGATTGTGATTGCCCCCGCGGATTCGAAAGCACTGGTGCCGGCGCTGAGAAGAGCCCGTGAAGCGGGCGTGGTTGTGATCAACATCGACAACAAGCTGGATCAGGAAATTCTGGCGGCAGAGAAGATCGAGATCCCGTTTGTCGGTCCCGATAACAAAGCGGGAGCTAAGAAAGTAGGCGACTATCTGGCGAAGCAGCTGAATGCCGGGGACGAAGTGATCGTGCTGGAGGGGATTCGGACTTCGTTTAACGGGACGCAGCGGCGGCTCGGTTTTGAAGAGGCGATGCGCGCGGCGGAGATCAAGATTGCGGACAGCCAGTCGGCACAGTGGGAAATGAGCATGGCGAATACACTGGCGCTGTCGATGTTGAGCGAACATCCCAAGGTCAAAGCGATCCTGGCGGCGAATGACAGTATGGCGCTGGGGGCCCTGGCGGCGGTGAAGAACAACGGCAAAGCGGGCGATGTGCTGATTGTCGGCTTTGATAACATTGCTGCGGTACAGCAGGCGATTAAGGACGGTCAGATTCTGGCGACCGCAGATCAGCACGGCGATCAGCTGGCCGTGTATGGAATCGAGTATGCCCTGAACCTGCTCAAGGATCCGCAGGCGAAACTGGAAGACCGGGAGACGCCCGTCGATCTGGTGACGGCTGAGGTTCTGAAATGA
- a CDS encoding outer membrane protein assembly factor BamB family protein, with protein sequence MLSLRNRGLLLALQILCFTGLSGIAPVQAEDWPQFRGPNCSGVSTSKKALPAEFDDQKNVIWSAELGDGIGCPVVAAGRVFTSGMVDKEKVGLYAFDAETGKKLWERTWDTGELLEIHKTNSFAATTPAADDERVYFYFSTLGMLAVDAETGADVWKQELPVPYFVFKWGAGMSPTLYKDLVLFCQDDDLAPAFYAFDKKTGKIVWKDDRSDQAVNYSHPVICETDKGDEIVVAGTGKLIGYDPKTGKRLWSARTLLRNIKTTPVSRDGIIYVSLQSGGIANQWLASIDRWETGNSDGKVTKDEIQAFVGKTKVPEAFYKKTFDRGDLNKDGALEGEELDIAFLPPGNEAGAKFGEEPAQEFVLAVKGGGRGDVTKSHLLWKHKTKYTDHIVSPLVTDKRMLLIKGGGISTCYEIDKGKKVWGPKRIQNECEYFASPIYGDGKIYVAGENGKIVVLEDGPEQKIIAKNDMGDSILGTPAIADGRLFIRTRKHLYCVGLK encoded by the coding sequence ATGCTTTCGTTACGGAATCGGGGACTGTTACTTGCTTTACAGATTTTATGTTTCACCGGGTTAAGCGGGATTGCTCCCGTGCAGGCAGAGGACTGGCCCCAGTTTCGCGGGCCGAACTGTTCTGGTGTCTCCACTTCAAAGAAGGCGCTGCCGGCCGAGTTCGACGATCAGAAAAATGTGATCTGGTCAGCAGAGCTGGGCGATGGCATCGGTTGCCCGGTCGTCGCGGCGGGGCGCGTGTTTACGTCGGGAATGGTCGATAAGGAGAAAGTCGGTCTGTATGCCTTCGATGCCGAGACCGGTAAGAAACTGTGGGAGCGGACCTGGGATACGGGCGAACTGCTGGAGATTCACAAAACCAACAGTTTTGCAGCGACTACACCGGCTGCCGATGACGAGCGGGTTTACTTCTACTTCAGCACGCTGGGGATGCTGGCCGTCGATGCCGAGACGGGCGCGGATGTCTGGAAACAGGAACTGCCGGTGCCCTATTTTGTTTTCAAGTGGGGCGCGGGAATGTCGCCCACGCTGTATAAGGATCTGGTACTGTTCTGTCAGGACGACGACCTGGCGCCGGCGTTTTATGCATTCGATAAAAAGACGGGCAAGATCGTCTGGAAAGATGATCGCAGTGACCAGGCGGTGAACTATTCGCATCCGGTGATCTGTGAAACAGACAAAGGGGATGAGATTGTAGTCGCGGGGACCGGGAAGCTGATCGGCTACGATCCGAAGACCGGGAAGCGGCTGTGGAGCGCCCGCACCCTGCTGCGGAATATCAAAACCACGCCGGTGAGCCGGGACGGGATTATTTATGTCTCGCTGCAGAGTGGCGGGATTGCCAATCAGTGGCTGGCTTCGATCGACCGCTGGGAGACCGGTAACAGCGATGGTAAAGTGACCAAGGATGAGATTCAGGCCTTCGTCGGTAAGACCAAAGTGCCCGAAGCATTTTACAAGAAGACCTTCGACCGGGGCGACCTGAATAAGGATGGCGCGCTGGAAGGGGAAGAACTGGACATCGCGTTTCTGCCGCCCGGCAACGAGGCGGGCGCCAAGTTCGGAGAAGAACCGGCCCAGGAATTTGTGCTGGCCGTCAAAGGGGGCGGTCGCGGGGACGTGACGAAATCGCACCTGCTCTGGAAGCATAAGACAAAGTACACCGACCATATTGTCTCTCCCCTGGTGACCGATAAGCGGATGCTGCTGATCAAGGGGGGCGGGATTTCGACCTGTTACGAGATCGACAAAGGCAAGAAGGTCTGGGGCCCGAAGCGGATCCAGAACGAATGCGAATACTTCGCCTCTCCGATTTATGGAGACGGGAAGATCTATGTGGCCGGTGAGAACGGCAAGATCGTGGTGCTGGAAGACGGCCCCGAGCAGAAGATCATCGCCAAGAACGACATGGGGGATTCGATTCTGGGAACCCCGGCGATTGCTGATGGGCGGTTGTTTATTCGGACCCGCAAGCACTTATATTGTGTAGGATTGAAATAA
- a CDS encoding LacI family DNA-binding transcriptional regulator, producing MSQFSNKPVTLKEVAAAAGVSVSTASRALSGKAEAYRISSSTEQLVRKAAQKLQFSPSLLARSLRSQKTKLLGVVLPNVANPFFAAIAREITLAAEEQGYSVLLADSQENSETEARLVDQLQARQIEGLVVCPVGIEDRHLKSLAKQKLPLVLVDRGFDDPALVSVTSDHRAGAREGMQQLLEAGHETIGVLQGLPETLPNRERLAGVQAALEAQGLKYDPSLIAGHNFDEASGYAAAKTLLTERPEITALFAFSNQNALGALRAASELGRAIPGDLSLIAFDDHPFAAYLAAPLSSVSQDVNQLGRVAARLLLEQIRTGSPPEQKHYQIPVQLIQRASIQSPA from the coding sequence ATGAGTCAGTTCAGCAATAAACCGGTTACGTTGAAAGAGGTGGCTGCCGCTGCCGGGGTGAGCGTGTCGACGGCGTCACGGGCACTCTCCGGTAAGGCGGAGGCGTATCGAATCAGCAGCAGTACGGAGCAGTTGGTGCGGAAAGCAGCGCAGAAGCTGCAGTTCTCCCCCAGCCTGCTGGCGCGGTCATTGCGGTCACAGAAGACGAAACTTCTGGGCGTGGTACTGCCCAATGTGGCGAACCCCTTCTTTGCGGCGATAGCACGCGAGATCACACTGGCGGCGGAGGAACAGGGATACTCGGTGCTGCTGGCGGATAGTCAGGAGAACAGTGAGACCGAGGCCCGGCTGGTAGACCAATTGCAGGCTCGACAGATTGAAGGGCTGGTGGTCTGTCCGGTGGGGATTGAAGACCGCCATTTAAAATCGCTGGCGAAACAGAAACTGCCCCTGGTGCTGGTCGATCGCGGTTTTGACGATCCCGCGCTGGTGAGTGTGACGTCCGATCATCGGGCGGGAGCCCGGGAGGGGATGCAGCAGCTGCTGGAGGCGGGGCACGAGACGATCGGCGTATTACAGGGATTGCCCGAGACCCTGCCCAACCGGGAACGACTGGCGGGAGTGCAGGCCGCCCTGGAGGCCCAGGGACTGAAGTATGATCCGAGCCTGATCGCCGGTCACAATTTTGATGAAGCATCCGGATATGCAGCCGCGAAAACTTTGCTCACGGAACGTCCCGAGATAACCGCACTGTTTGCTTTCAGTAACCAGAATGCACTGGGGGCACTGCGGGCGGCCAGTGAACTGGGACGCGCGATTCCCGGTGATCTGTCGTTGATCGCCTTCGACGATCACCCGTTCGCCGCTTATCTGGCAGCGCCGCTCTCGTCGGTGAGCCAGGATGTGAACCAGCTGGGGCGCGTGGCGGCTCGATTACTGTTGGAGCAGATCCGGACCGGTTCACCACCCGAACAGAAACATTATCAGATTCCCGTTCAGCTCATTCAGCGGGCTTCCATCCAGTCGCCCGCCTGA
- the rbsK gene encoding ribokinase, protein MSETRRARIAVLGSINMDLMIRSAKLPLPGETVIADAKVENPGGKGANQAVAAARMGAEVTMIGCVGDDSFAEELVQNLEAEGVQTQLISRKRETTSGVAVVMVETSGENAILVVPGANGLVGPAELEQARQVICDSDVLLMQLEVPVETVIAAASIAREAGVPVILDPAPAPAHFPAELLDVDLICPNQSEAAALLGQSVASVEEAKALVSTLAQQGPRRAIITLADQGAVIFDGERVETVAAFEVDAVDSTAAGDAFAAGLAVRLAEQADLKEAVRFASAAGALAASGAGAQSAMPTREQIETLLTRQ, encoded by the coding sequence ATGAGCGAGACACGACGTGCCCGCATCGCCGTACTGGGATCGATCAACATGGATCTGATGATCCGGTCGGCGAAGCTGCCCCTGCCAGGCGAGACGGTGATCGCAGATGCGAAAGTCGAGAACCCCGGAGGTAAAGGCGCCAACCAGGCGGTCGCCGCAGCGCGAATGGGAGCGGAGGTGACCATGATCGGCTGCGTGGGGGATGACAGTTTCGCAGAGGAACTGGTGCAGAACCTGGAGGCCGAAGGTGTGCAGACGCAACTCATCTCGCGGAAGCGAGAGACTACCAGCGGCGTCGCGGTGGTGATGGTGGAGACGAGCGGCGAAAACGCGATTCTGGTCGTCCCCGGAGCCAACGGCCTGGTGGGACCAGCGGAACTGGAACAGGCGCGGCAGGTGATCTGTGACAGCGATGTACTGCTGATGCAGCTCGAGGTCCCGGTGGAGACTGTGATCGCGGCTGCTTCGATCGCGCGGGAGGCGGGGGTACCTGTGATCCTGGATCCGGCCCCTGCCCCGGCTCACTTCCCGGCAGAGTTGCTGGACGTGGATCTGATCTGTCCGAATCAGTCGGAGGCGGCGGCACTGCTGGGGCAGTCTGTTGCTTCTGTTGAGGAAGCGAAAGCACTCGTTTCGACCCTGGCACAGCAGGGGCCAAGACGGGCGATTATTACACTGGCCGATCAGGGGGCGGTGATCTTTGATGGCGAGCGCGTGGAAACGGTAGCCGCGTTTGAAGTCGATGCGGTCGACTCGACGGCTGCCGGGGATGCGTTTGCGGCGGGACTGGCAGTCCGACTGGCGGAACAGGCCGATTTGAAGGAAGCCGTCCGGTTTGCTTCGGCGGCGGGTGCCCTGGCGGCATCCGGGGCGGGCGCCCAGTCGGCGATGCCGACGCGGGAACAGATTGAAACACTTTTAACCAGACAGTAA
- a CDS encoding nucleoside hydrolase — MKRFPQMLALTAAVLSLVCVLPLNRITAAEPERPVPLIFDTDIGNDVDDVLALGMIHALEARGDCKLLAVTITKDNPLAASFTDAVNTFYGKGDVPIGICKSGVTPQTGKFNVLAEKKDNGQLRYPHDLTDPKQIPSAVTVLRKALAGAKDHSVVIAQVGFSTNLSNLLKSPADDISPLTGEQLVKQKVKLLSVMAGAFEKIQHKGKMVDHREYNVVKDIPAAQKLAQDWPTPIVWSGFEIGLSVPYPHESILEDYNYVDHHPLAEAYILYIPPPHDRPTWDLTSVLYGVFPHRGYFDLSEAGTVTVEKDGLTTFEKSAEGKHRYLKLNDVQRARLIEALVQLSSQPPQK; from the coding sequence ATGAAACGATTCCCTCAGATGCTCGCCCTGACGGCAGCGGTGCTCAGCCTGGTCTGTGTACTGCCGCTGAACCGGATTACTGCTGCCGAACCGGAACGCCCGGTGCCCCTGATCTTTGACACCGATATCGGAAACGATGTGGATGACGTCCTCGCTTTGGGCATGATTCATGCGCTGGAGGCCCGTGGCGACTGCAAGCTGCTGGCGGTGACCATTACAAAAGACAATCCGCTGGCGGCGTCTTTCACCGATGCCGTGAATACGTTTTACGGTAAGGGAGATGTGCCGATCGGGATCTGCAAAAGCGGCGTGACTCCACAGACTGGCAAGTTTAATGTGCTGGCGGAAAAGAAAGACAACGGCCAGCTGCGGTATCCACACGATCTGACGGATCCGAAACAGATTCCGTCAGCTGTGACGGTGTTGCGGAAGGCACTGGCGGGGGCGAAAGATCATTCGGTGGTGATCGCGCAGGTCGGGTTCTCGACGAACCTGTCGAATCTGCTCAAGTCGCCCGCGGATGACATCAGTCCGCTGACGGGGGAACAACTGGTAAAACAGAAAGTGAAACTGCTGTCGGTGATGGCGGGGGCCTTTGAGAAGATTCAGCACAAGGGGAAGATGGTCGATCATCGGGAATACAACGTGGTGAAAGACATTCCAGCGGCGCAGAAACTGGCGCAAGACTGGCCGACGCCGATTGTCTGGAGCGGCTTTGAGATTGGTCTCTCGGTCCCCTACCCGCACGAGAGCATCCTGGAAGATTATAACTATGTGGATCATCATCCACTGGCGGAGGCTTATATTCTGTACATCCCGCCGCCGCACGATCGTCCTACGTGGGATCTGACCAGCGTGCTGTACGGCGTCTTTCCGCACCGGGGGTATTTCGATCTGTCTGAGGCAGGCACTGTGACCGTTGAGAAGGATGGTCTGACAACCTTTGAAAAATCAGCGGAAGGAAAGCATCGCTATCTGAAACTGAACGATGTGCAGCGGGCCCGCCTGATTGAAGCACTCGTGCAGCTCTCCAGTCAGCCTCCTCAGAAGTAA
- a CDS encoding glycoside hydrolase family 71/99-like protein: MLLVFLLSQISAHAEQPVFVHYMPWYATKPVSGQWGWHWTMGHFNPDKLAGKGIREAATHDPPVIGLYDSNDPDVLECQVLLMKLAGIEGVIIDWYGITDFRDYGLVHRNMQHLIKFVKRAGLKFAICYEDQTLKHLVEGKQIPASQVIAQGKSVISWLDEHWFGDDAYLQVEGKPLLLVFGPQYLNQSQWKELRSGLKHAPLICGLPHLVQPAGLDGLFAWPPVSGGKTVTPEMWRKRLTEYYARAPQETVISVAFPGFHDIYQQAGLHESYGSIDARDGKTLQETLQLAAESKTPLIQVATWNDYGEGTVVEPQAQGGYRNLEIIRSFIDVRYPRKVTGTAHDLRLPVLWYRLKKQYAGEQTVTAKLDEAAALLLAGDIEPARRILEEFPLDE; the protein is encoded by the coding sequence ATGCTTTTGGTGTTTCTGCTGTCTCAGATCTCTGCACACGCTGAGCAACCGGTCTTCGTGCATTACATGCCCTGGTATGCGACAAAGCCGGTCAGCGGACAATGGGGCTGGCACTGGACGATGGGGCATTTCAATCCGGACAAGCTGGCTGGTAAAGGGATCAGAGAAGCGGCCACGCATGATCCCCCCGTCATTGGACTGTATGATTCGAATGATCCCGATGTGCTGGAGTGTCAGGTCTTGCTCATGAAGCTGGCGGGGATTGAGGGGGTAATCATCGACTGGTACGGGATCACGGATTTTCGCGATTATGGATTGGTGCACCGTAACATGCAGCACCTGATCAAATTTGTGAAACGGGCCGGTTTGAAGTTCGCGATCTGTTACGAAGACCAGACACTCAAACATCTGGTGGAGGGAAAACAGATTCCGGCTTCTCAGGTGATAGCGCAGGGAAAATCAGTGATCAGCTGGCTCGACGAGCACTGGTTTGGCGATGACGCTTATCTGCAGGTTGAAGGTAAGCCTCTGCTGCTGGTATTCGGTCCTCAGTATTTAAATCAATCACAGTGGAAAGAATTGAGGTCCGGCTTGAAGCATGCACCGCTGATCTGTGGATTGCCGCATCTGGTTCAACCCGCCGGGCTGGACGGACTCTTTGCCTGGCCCCCTGTTTCGGGCGGGAAAACGGTCACGCCTGAAATGTGGCGGAAACGGCTCACTGAGTACTACGCACGAGCGCCACAGGAGACGGTTATATCAGTTGCCTTTCCCGGATTTCATGATATCTATCAGCAGGCGGGCCTGCATGAGAGCTATGGATCAATCGACGCTCGGGATGGAAAGACCTTACAGGAAACGTTGCAACTGGCAGCCGAGAGCAAGACGCCGCTGATTCAGGTCGCGACCTGGAACGATTATGGCGAGGGGACCGTGGTGGAACCTCAGGCACAGGGGGGCTATCGGAATCTGGAAATTATCCGTTCGTTTATTGATGTCCGGTATCCTCGGAAAGTTACAGGGACGGCCCACGATTTACGGCTGCCGGTGTTGTGGTATCGACTCAAGAAACAGTATGCGGGTGAGCAGACAGTGACGGCGAAACTGGATGAAGCCGCCGCCCTGCTCCTGGCGGGAGACATAGAGCCGGCCCGTCGGATTCTGGAAGAGTTTCCGCTGGATGAGTGA